From the Dryobates pubescens isolate bDryPub1 chromosome 29, bDryPub1.pri, whole genome shotgun sequence genome, one window contains:
- the LOC104306140 gene encoding tumor necrosis factor ligand superfamily member 8, producing the protein MALQLTHHALRAKASVSAYKICLAWSSKCFGKVTPSGQRHKKMGSCSRRATGQYPESYIRVCSAQEQRAFQVKDSHESAMDVSEDNVSRRLGATNKTCLYFIITTLAALLVFALATIMVLVIQKTAADPAAEGIAKPIRKGNTSEDYLSILQNVATKEAAAYMRVSRPVNGSKVSLVEKGVCEGIHCKREELVIRKQGLYLIYCHLNFRFPDCSTSPTDLKMEFLVNDKVSRQTLSTWCASESCREKTFKTLFQLHLTHLNVKDRVSVTLNHPKFLNEISLPNENVLGVLRYSDEM; encoded by the exons ATGGCCTTGCAGCTCACACACCATGCTCTCAGAGCAAAAGCCTCAGTTTCTGCTTACAAAATCTGCCTAGCCTGGAGCAGCAAGTGCTTTGGGAAAGTCACACCATCCGGCCAGCGGCACAAGAAGATGGGCAG CTGCTCGAGGAGAGCTACAGGGCAGTACCCTGAGAGCTATATAAGAGTGTGCTCAGCGCAAGAGCAAAGAGCTTTTCAGGTGAAGGACTCCCATGAATCAGCCATGGATGTGAGTGAAGACAACGTTTCGAGGAGGCTTGGGGCCACTAACAAAACTTGTTTGTATTTCATCATCACCACTCTTGCTGCATTACTCGTCTTTGCATTAGCCACCATCATGGTCTTAGTCATTCAGAAGACG gcagctgatccagctgcagagggcattGCAAAACCAATCAGGAAAG GGAACACCTCTGAAGACTATCTAAGCATCCTCCAGAATGTTGCCACCAAGGAAGCTGCTGCATACATGAGAG TGTCCAGGCCTGTAAACGGTTCAAAGGTGAGCTTGGTTGAGAAGGGTGTTTGTGAAGGCATCCACTGCAAGAGAGAAGAGCTGGTGATCAGGAAACAAGGCCTCTACTTGATCTACTGCCACTTGAACTTTCGTTTTCCTGACTGTTCCACCAGCCCCACTGACCTCAAGATGGAATTCCTGGTGAATGACAAAGTCAGCAGGCAGACGTTGTCCACATGGTGTGCGTCAGAATCCTGCcgagaaaagacttttaagacctTATTCCAGCTCCACTTGACACACCTGAATGTGAAGGACCGAGTATCAGTAACACTGAACCACCCTAAATTCTTGAATGAAATCTCTCTTCCCAATGAAAACGTCCTCGGGGTCCTGAGGTACAGCGACGAAATGTGA